In the Bacillus sp. SM2101 genome, AGCAAATGAGTTCTGTCCCACAGGAACGGTGGCAATCACCTGATGAGTTTTTACATCTATGACAGAAACAGTCCCGTTATTTGATCCAAATCCATTATTTACGACATAAGCCGTTACCATAAGAAGCACCTCATATATCAGTTTTATTACCTTAATATATGAACTCTTGTTTGAACATGCGCCACTATATTTATTGGTGAGGTTCGTGAAAGTCTGTTTAAGATTGTATGCCATATTCAAATCTAGTTTACATACATAGTAGCTATCGGAACTTATGGTAATATGTACTATTTGTATAGACTTCTACACATTTTAGTCACGTTATATATTTTAGTCCAATCTTCTATAACAAATAACCATACATATAAAAGTAAAAATAATTATAGAAGGTGAAAATAATAATGAAGGATAAAGATTGTAAATGTAGAGTTGTTCCACCACCACCACAAGGACCTCAAGGACCACCGGGGAAACAGGGACTTCAAGGGCCTCAAGGAATACCTGGTCTTTCTGATCCTCAATCAGCATTTAGAGCAGAATTAATCAATGATATGTCTTTTGTTGGGGGGACATCCGTAGAAGTTCTTTTCCCTAATGTAGTATTTGATTTAAATAATGAATACTCTCCTCTTACTTCAACATTTACCCCTAATCAATCCGGAGTTTATGTTATATATGCTACCGTTCGTTTTAGAGCAACAGATTCTAATATTAACAATTCTGCTTCGTTAACAATTTTTTTAGGTGCTCAAGTTTTAAGTAGGGCAACTAATGTTTTTGTACCACCTTTTATTACGGGTGAGAATTCTATTACTACAAGTACCGTAGTACAATTACAGCCTGGGGATACTGTAGATGTTGTTTATTCAAATACTGTAGATGGGAACCTTATGTTTGATACAACTTTTGGAGCTGCAAGAGTACCATCACCTTAATAAAGATTTAGCTGGCATGTAAGACCGTCAGCTTTTTTGCATATCCATGTATAGGTTATTCAATTCTAGTTTACATAATCATAACTATAGGAACTTATTTAATACATATAAATTAGAGAAATCTATCTAGTTAAAAAATATAATTTATTTGTTTTCATTTGTTAATAGTCATTTAAACAAGCAGTTCTTTTTCTATTACATATAATTTTAATGTAAGTCAAATGAGAAGAGGTGACATAAACAAATGGGGATGCCAGTAGCACCAGAACTACCACAATATAGTGAGGAAAATGTTCTTTTATTTTTATTAGTTACAGTTGGATTTGAAGAATTAGCGTTAGCACACATTATGAACGCTGAAGGTGAGAAAATTCAAGCAGCAGTTGCAGCATTCGAATCTGATAGGTTAGTAACTATTCGTGATTTAATGGATGTTAATAATAATGTTTCAGAAACACTCAAACGTGTTATTCAAAAAGAAATCCTATTAGACTTCAAAGTAGACGATATAAAAGAATTACTTGAACGAAGATAGGTAACTAAATTATAATTCTCTAATAGATGGTTGGGGTTATTTGTTAATTAACACCTCCCACTTAAATCTATATTAGAATGAATCAAGGTAGGTGAGTGGGGGGCATTTTCATACTTTGGTCTATTTCGATTCAATCAACTCAGATGATAACTACATCCCACTTTTTACAGGAATATGGCCTCATTCTAGTCCTAAAAATAGTTAAAGAACATGACTGTCTTACAAGTGACAAGTGGTAAAAGGAATTGAAAAAGTAGATAACATTAAGAGAAATAATATATCTTAGTGCTATAAACGTTAGCTGTCTTTAAAATAACGAATACAAAAAACAATACTTGCATAGTATAAAATACATCACGAATGACGACCACGAAAAAACAGCCCTGCAAAGCATGTGGGGCTGTTATATTATTTGTACATTAATTATATCCTCGAATCTTATACGGTGTACTTCCTCAAATTTATCCACTACTCTTATATGTTTGTTGAGCTGATCTACATAGTGAATATGTCCCATGAATGGTTTAAAAGCGGAGGCGGGAATATGAAAATAAATTTTACTGGGATATCAATTATTATTCTAGCAATATCTATCTTAGTCAGTTCAATATTTATCTCCAATTCTTTATCAGACATGGCAAAATCTAATTCAGTTAGTTCAGTCAATTCAGTAAGTGAAAACAGTAAAATAGAAATGAGATTATATAGTAAATCAGAAATAGCTGAGTATATGGGGATTACCCTAAGTGAATTTGATGGAATAGATTTAAATCAAGTTCTTTTAGGCAGTGGGATTCCATTCATACGTACAGATGATGATAATTACTATACTATTCTTGGATTCAAGAGTGGTTGTCAAACAATGATACATATTCAATCAATGACAATAAGGATTTTATTAATAATTGAAAAAGATAAAAGAGCATGTGGGAGTTTTATATGCTCTTTTTATATGGAAGATTACCGGTTAAAAAAATCATGAACAATAGTAAGGAATATATTATCAGCACTCTCATGAGTGATATTAGGGATATAGCTATTTGTGAAACCAATAAAATATCCATTTTATTGGATTTTTCAGCAGTTACAATTTACATTCATTTT is a window encoding:
- a CDS encoding ABC transporter permease, which codes for MKDKDCKCRVVPPPPQGPQGPPGKQGLQGPQGIPGLSDPQSAFRAELINDMSFVGGTSVEVLFPNVVFDLNNEYSPLTSTFTPNQSGVYVIYATVRFRATDSNINNSASLTIFLGAQVLSRATNVFVPPFITGENSITTSTVVQLQPGDTVDVVYSNTVDGNLMFDTTFGAARVPSP
- a CDS encoding YolD-like family protein, with the translated sequence MGHIHYVDQLNKHIRVVDKFEEVHRIRFEDIINVQII